One genomic window of Verrucomicrobiia bacterium includes the following:
- a CDS encoding PspA/IM30 family protein gives MFRRLTNVIRGFVALFIGGVEKSAPEALLEVEKENLRKQIANYNQGLAAHAGMCERLMAQVKKLEREDEELRAKATANLRAGNRESAGQYALRLQTVGRELTENRAQLAEAETTYRQLVTARDASIQAAKAKIEALKSSLNELKIQRATAELGEMASGMITSIGGSGDTLNRLHEMVEEERQKAAGRSRVARDSLDLGDLEAREREQKAMAEIALADFAAREGIALEAPAAQAPGPGPGPDAPPPKRMGPQSEGRA, from the coding sequence ATGTTTCGGCGATTGACGAACGTAATCCGGGGTTTTGTGGCCCTGTTTATCGGGGGGGTGGAGAAGAGCGCGCCGGAGGCGCTGCTGGAGGTCGAGAAGGAGAATCTCCGGAAGCAGATTGCCAACTACAACCAGGGACTGGCGGCGCATGCGGGGATGTGCGAACGGCTGATGGCGCAGGTGAAGAAGCTGGAGCGGGAGGACGAGGAGTTGAGGGCCAAGGCGACGGCCAACCTGCGGGCGGGGAACCGTGAATCGGCGGGGCAGTACGCCCTGCGGCTCCAGACGGTCGGGCGCGAATTGACGGAGAACCGCGCGCAACTGGCGGAGGCGGAGACGACCTACCGGCAGTTGGTGACGGCGCGGGACGCGTCGATCCAGGCGGCGAAGGCCAAGATCGAGGCGCTCAAGAGCAGTCTCAATGAGTTGAAGATTCAGCGGGCGACGGCCGAGTTGGGCGAAATGGCTTCTGGGATGATCACCAGCATCGGGGGTTCCGGCGACACGCTGAACCGGCTGCATGAGATGGTGGAGGAGGAGCGCCAGAAGGCGGCAGGCCGATCGCGGGTGGCGCGGGATTCCCTGGACCTGGGCGATCTCGAGGCGAGGGAGCGGGAGCAGAAGGCCATGGCGGAGATCGCCCTGGCGGACTTTGCGGCGCGGGAGGGGATCGCCCTGGAAGCGCCGGCCGCCCAGGCCCCGGGACCGGGACCGGGTCCGGATGCGCCGCCGCCAAAGCGCATGGGGCCGCAATCGGAAGGCCGTGCCTGA
- a CDS encoding ATP-binding protein, producing MSAQTTAKGWPAWAAEMAALYESHAASQFVLHGNVEDLLPAGVRPERPLAPLRSFLIESVMPGFEVVLSYDVGNGVRVERGGALLQEWPALRDAPEWPKSARGAVERLTHYFRYAANLARLGQARRQVGLVVWAAHLLAPAEAGSHPETGAVALLLREWAGEELTEALPLATCLVCENLHDLHPMVWGNPRVAVLHVPLPGVDEMTSVLRRASAGHAQAMRVFAGREVALAEGLRGMSFRAVERLLRRHEHRGEAIDEAAVAAVRKANVERECRDLIEFVAPTRDLGAVLGLDGVKAWLRQDLALWRDGDLEALPMGYLLCGPVGTGKTFLVECLAGEAGVPVVKIRNFRDRWVGSTESNLERIFRLLPALGRCYVFIDEADQALGRRDGSGQDSGVSGRVYAMMAKEMSNPANRGRVVWVLASSRPDLIEVDLKRPGRIDVRLPLFPCATRAEGWELLRGLAARRGLEVDEATGREIEAVVPEWLTPGTAEALAVKAYRLGRTRKLGAGEALREAVADHQAPVPREVLERQVRLAVGEATDLSLVPEAFRGFHEGGRGGGGGAMAGSRGDP from the coding sequence ATGTCGGCGCAAACCACAGCGAAAGGGTGGCCGGCCTGGGCGGCGGAGATGGCGGCGCTTTACGAGAGCCACGCCGCCAGCCAGTTCGTGCTGCACGGCAACGTGGAGGATCTGCTGCCGGCGGGGGTTCGTCCGGAGCGGCCGCTGGCGCCATTGAGGTCGTTCCTGATCGAGTCCGTGATGCCGGGGTTCGAGGTGGTGCTGAGCTACGACGTCGGGAACGGGGTGCGCGTCGAGCGGGGCGGGGCGTTGCTTCAGGAATGGCCGGCATTGCGGGATGCGCCCGAATGGCCGAAGTCGGCGCGGGGCGCGGTCGAGCGGTTGACCCATTACTTCCGGTACGCGGCGAATCTGGCGCGTCTGGGTCAGGCGCGGCGCCAGGTGGGGTTGGTGGTGTGGGCGGCTCACCTGCTGGCCCCGGCGGAGGCGGGGTCGCACCCGGAGACCGGGGCGGTCGCACTGCTGTTGCGCGAGTGGGCGGGGGAGGAACTGACCGAGGCGCTGCCGCTGGCGACGTGCCTGGTCTGCGAGAACCTCCACGATCTGCACCCGATGGTGTGGGGGAATCCGCGGGTGGCGGTGTTGCACGTGCCGCTGCCCGGGGTGGACGAGATGACGTCGGTGCTGCGTCGGGCGTCGGCGGGGCATGCGCAGGCGATGCGGGTGTTTGCGGGGCGGGAGGTGGCCCTGGCGGAGGGATTGCGGGGGATGAGTTTTCGGGCGGTCGAGCGGCTGTTGCGGCGGCACGAGCATCGGGGGGAGGCGATTGACGAGGCGGCGGTGGCGGCGGTGCGGAAGGCGAATGTGGAACGCGAGTGCCGCGACCTGATCGAGTTCGTGGCGCCGACGCGGGATCTGGGGGCGGTGCTGGGGCTGGACGGGGTGAAGGCCTGGCTGCGGCAGGATCTGGCGTTGTGGCGGGACGGAGATCTCGAAGCGTTGCCGATGGGGTATCTGCTGTGCGGTCCGGTGGGAACCGGGAAGACCTTCCTGGTGGAATGTCTGGCCGGGGAGGCGGGGGTGCCGGTGGTGAAGATCCGGAATTTCCGGGACCGCTGGGTGGGAAGCACGGAGAGCAACCTGGAGCGGATTTTTCGTCTGCTGCCGGCGCTGGGGCGGTGTTACGTGTTCATCGACGAGGCGGACCAGGCGCTGGGGCGGCGGGATGGGAGCGGGCAGGACTCGGGGGTGTCCGGGCGCGTGTACGCGATGATGGCGAAAGAAATGAGCAACCCCGCGAACCGGGGTCGGGTGGTCTGGGTGCTGGCGTCCAGCCGGCCCGATCTCATCGAGGTGGATTTGAAGCGTCCAGGTCGCATTGATGTCCGTCTGCCGCTGTTCCCCTGTGCCACGCGCGCGGAGGGATGGGAGCTGCTGCGGGGGCTGGCGGCACGGCGCGGGCTGGAGGTGGACGAGGCGACCGGGCGGGAGATCGAGGCGGTGGTGCCGGAATGGTTGACGCCGGGGACGGCGGAAGCGCTGGCCGTAAAGGCATACCGGCTGGGGCGGACCCGGAAGCTGGGGGCGGGCGAAGCGCTGCGGGAGGCGGTGGCGGACCACCAGGCGCCGGTGCCGAGGGAAGTGCTGGAGCGGCAGGTGCGGCTGGCGGTGGGGGAAGCCACGGATTTGTCGTTGGTGCCCGAGGCGTTTCGTGGGTTTCATGAAGGCGGTCGCGGGGGGGGCGGCGGGGCGATGGCGGGAAGTCGAGGTGACCCATGA
- a CDS encoding DUF1449 family protein has translation MMEVLREAIALPNLPFTVLLAGVVGYWLMVAVGVLDMEGGEGSMEVNGDVGGGWLSGITQFLNLGRVPVMVVVSLLALFLWMFSMIGTHYWAGNSLARALVLLVPNLALSLGLTWVASRPVAAFFRKLSAEGDEHVPLIGQTCEITTSTVTEALGQAQVTRKGSPVVLNVRPLEGERLARGDTALIVSKDAGRGVYYVRRVSSETL, from the coding sequence ATGATGGAAGTCCTGCGAGAAGCGATCGCGCTGCCGAACCTGCCGTTCACCGTGCTGCTGGCCGGGGTGGTGGGGTACTGGCTGATGGTGGCGGTCGGGGTGCTGGACATGGAGGGAGGGGAGGGCTCGATGGAGGTGAATGGCGATGTGGGCGGGGGATGGCTGTCGGGGATCACCCAGTTTCTCAACCTGGGGCGGGTGCCGGTGATGGTGGTGGTCAGTCTGCTGGCGCTGTTCCTGTGGATGTTCTCGATGATCGGGACGCATTACTGGGCTGGAAACTCCCTGGCACGGGCGCTGGTTCTGCTGGTGCCGAACCTGGCATTGAGCCTGGGGCTGACCTGGGTGGCGTCGCGGCCGGTGGCGGCGTTCTTCCGGAAGCTCAGCGCGGAGGGCGACGAGCATGTGCCGCTGATCGGGCAGACCTGTGAGATCACGACCAGCACGGTGACCGAGGCGCTGGGGCAGGCGCAGGTGACCCGGAAGGGGTCGCCGGTGGTGTTGAACGTGCGACCGCTGGAGGGGGAGCGGCTGGCGCGCGGGGACACGGCCTTGATTGTGAGCAAGGACGCCGGGCGCGGGGTGTACTACGTGCGGCGGGTGAGTTCGGAGACGCTGTGA